The Paenibacillus beijingensis nucleotide sequence GTCCGGATGAAAACGACCTGGATTCCTGAATTTTACCAATTGAAGCTGCTTTTTTCTTTGAATCAATTTTCGGATTTCCAAAATGTGCGCAGTGCTCTTAACCCTGAAGTAATGTCGGCCGGCTTTCATCAATATCATGATTACTCCCTTCCTTTGGATATGTATGTACAAGCGGCCATTTATAACCGGAGACTCTTATCTCAGGCAGGGTATTCGTTACCGCCCCGGACAATGGAGGAAACTTTAGATCTGGCCAGAAAAAAGCGTTATATGATCGGACTTGGGGGATTGAATGCCTGGAAGACTTTACCCTATATTTACAGTCTTGGAGGCTCGTTGTTTGATCCTTCCTTCACCAAGGCAACCGGCTATTTAGATGGACAAGCGACGGTTCGGGCCGTCAGAAAACTGCTGCTCCTTTATAAGGAAGGGCTGATTGACCCCATGGTGGGCGATGATGGCGGCGATAATTGGGAGGGTGTTAAAAGCGGAAACGTGCTGATCACGGGCGAGGGCCCTTGGTTTTATAACATTTGGACCGATACAGAACGGCACAGAGCTTTGCAATTTACGATCCCGATGTCGTTCCCCTTTGACAAGGTGCCTTCTCCCGTTGCAGACGGCGAAGATTTGGTCATTATGAAAGGAAGCAAGCAGCCGGAAGCTGCCTGGATCTTTCTGAAATGGATGACCGGTAAGGAAGCTCAGCTGAAAATGTCAAAAATCGGGCTTTTCCCGACAAACCTGGAAGCGGCCCGTTCGATGAAAGTGAACAGGGATTCTTATATCTATCCTTATCGTGAGGCTATTGACCATGCTTTCCTGAAGACTTCGATAAAAAATTGGGACAAAATCGATGAAGTGTACACCCTTTATATGCGTAAAATATTTCGCGAAGAAATCTCGCTGAAGATTGGATTGACACAAGCGGCGGAAGCAATCGACCGGTTATTGGCCGAAAAAAA carries:
- a CDS encoding extracellular solute-binding protein codes for the protein MTRRWIFIFLIIVLTAGCGRLKVINDPDEIQLLHENKMRVVEFWHTYSDEESRILEEELIPSFERQFPDIKIISERQPFNIGLKNTLIARAASNRGPDVVRMKTTWIPEFYQLKLLFSLNQFSDFQNVRSALNPEVMSAGFHQYHDYSLPLDMYVQAAIYNRRLLSQAGYSLPPRTMEETLDLARKKRYMIGLGGLNAWKTLPYIYSLGGSLFDPSFTKATGYLDGQATVRAVRKLLLLYKEGLIDPMVGDDGGDNWEGVKSGNVLITGEGPWFYNIWTDTERHRALQFTIPMSFPFDKVPSPVADGEDLVIMKGSKQPEAAWIFLKWMTGKEAQLKMSKIGLFPTNLEAARSMKVNRDSYIYPYREAIDHAFLKTSIKNWDKIDEVYTLYMRKIFREEISLKIGLTQAAEAIDRLLAEKKG